From one Melioribacteraceae bacterium genomic stretch:
- a CDS encoding extracellular solute-binding protein has translation MKTILKPMNLFWLIAVIIFAIIFIYSDKDISLDSTSSHITKIHYADGITPTHLQLIEKFNKKYNGRIEVVPIDLPFNKFSTNERKELLARALRSKSEKIDLFAVDIVWGYRFAKWAENLTSYFSKEMLGTMIEPILPTCYYNDSLFAFPFTIDIATMYYRDDLLQNLPNYSEIKHKLENSITWEDFIQLGLKLNDSQKPFFSFPASDYEGLICGFTEMILNQDRNFFDNGKIDLTRPESVRALTTLTDLINKYNLTPKAVTAFTEHPCHRFYIDNNGYFVRSWPTFFSENYSTIDTAIRDDIKRIPTPHFRGTKPAVVYGGWNLVVSKFSEHKPEVLEFIRFLLSPESQQELFEGNGSLPVLKSVYENSDVEDAEVLNYYKKQIEFGVHRPLLEDYSRISDIISYYVHKALLQEIGVEEALFEATRMVNSNEVIFK, from the coding sequence ATGAAAACTATACTTAAACCGATGAATTTGTTTTGGTTAATCGCAGTCATAATTTTTGCAATTATTTTTATTTACAGTGACAAAGATATAAGTTTAGATTCAACCTCCAGCCATATCACAAAAATACATTATGCCGATGGAATTACACCAACTCATTTACAATTGATTGAAAAGTTTAATAAAAAATATAATGGTAGAATTGAAGTTGTCCCGATCGATCTTCCGTTCAACAAATTTAGTACGAATGAACGAAAAGAACTTCTGGCAAGAGCTTTAAGAAGTAAAAGCGAAAAAATTGACTTATTCGCAGTTGATATTGTTTGGGGATACAGGTTTGCTAAGTGGGCAGAAAATCTCACATCTTATTTTAGTAAAGAAATGTTGGGAACTATGATTGAACCGATTTTGCCTACATGTTATTACAATGATTCTCTTTTTGCATTTCCTTTTACGATTGATATTGCAACAATGTACTATAGAGATGATTTATTACAAAATCTTCCTAATTATTCAGAAATTAAACACAAACTTGAAAACTCAATAACATGGGAAGATTTTATTCAACTCGGACTGAAGTTAAATGATAGTCAAAAACCTTTCTTTTCATTTCCTGCTTCGGATTATGAAGGTTTGATCTGCGGATTTACAGAAATGATATTAAATCAAGATCGAAACTTTTTTGATAATGGGAAAATTGATTTAACAAGACCCGAGTCGGTAAGAGCTCTTACAACACTAACCGATCTGATTAATAAATATAATCTTACTCCAAAAGCAGTTACTGCTTTTACCGAACATCCATGTCATCGATTTTATATTGATAACAATGGATATTTTGTAAGATCATGGCCCACATTTTTTTCTGAAAATTATAGTACAATCGATACGGCTATTAGAGATGATATAAAAAGAATTCCAACGCCACATTTTAGAGGTACAAAACCTGCCGTGGTGTATGGCGGATGGAATTTGGTAGTCTCCAAATTTTCTGAACATAAACCTGAAGTTTTAGAATTTATTCGTTTCCTATTAAGTCCAGAATCTCAACAAGAATTATTTGAAGGAAACGGTTCTTTACCAGTTTTGAAATCTGTTTATGAAAATTCCGATGTTGAAGATGCGGAAGTTCTTAACTATTACAAAAAGCAAATTGAGTTTGGTGTTCACAGACCTTTATTAGAAGATTATTCGAGAATTAGTGATATTATTTCTTATTACGTTCACAAAGCACTTTTGCAAGAGATTGGTGTAGAAGAAGCATTATTTGAAGCTACACGCATGGTAAACTCAAATGAGGTAATATTTAAATAG
- a CDS encoding glycoside hydrolase family 3 N-terminal domain-containing protein: MKTPTRILVLFCLLTLLVQGQNNIEEKIENLLSQMTIDEKIGQLQQGFNGSDNIKNGIVNGKFGSFLNAGDIETKIEYQKLAVNESRLGIPLIFGRDVIHGYRTVFPIPLGQSATWNPDLVKKAAEIAAYEASEQGIHWTFAPMIDIARDPRWGRIAESPGEDPYLVSVMAKAMVEGFQGESLSNKNSIAACAKHFVGYGAAEGGRDYNTTLIPENELRNIYLRPFKAAKDAGVATYMSAFNDLNGVPTSGNKFTLKQVLRNEWGFDGFVVSDWGSMVEMINHGYCESETDVAKVAIEAGVDMEMVSQAYANELKKLIEEGLVDIEYLNTAVKNILRVKFRLGLFDNPFPEYEGESALLKSENLEFAKKVAHESLVLLKNDNVLPLSNTLNKIAVIGPLANSGRDQNGTWAPDGKSEDAVTPLTALRERFNDRIVYEAGLKTSRSTDIDNDAVLKAVQQSDVVLLFVGEEEIIAGEAKSRAFLNFPGKQKELIELVSQSKKPTIMIILAGRPLTFSAEAELVDAILFAWHPGTMGGPAIADVLFGDYSPSGKLPVTFPRTVGQVPYYYNHRNTGRPAPITYEADIPLGTPLNPKDFVSNYLDVPNSPEYPFGFGLSYAEFEYDDLSLSSTKIAPEENILVSLEVTNKSDIQADEIIQLYIRDRVGSITRPVKELKDFKKETFSPNETKIITFTIDKEDLSFYNYENKLVVEPGKFDIWVGPNSAEGLHAEFIVK, translated from the coding sequence ATGAAAACTCCAACTAGAATTTTAGTTTTATTTTGTTTGTTAACTCTACTTGTGCAAGGACAAAACAATATCGAGGAAAAGATTGAAAATTTGCTATCTCAAATGACCATTGATGAAAAGATCGGACAGCTTCAGCAAGGATTTAATGGAAGTGATAATATCAAAAATGGGATTGTAAATGGAAAATTTGGTTCATTCTTAAATGCCGGAGATATTGAAACAAAAATCGAGTATCAAAAATTAGCAGTTAATGAAAGCCGTTTGGGAATTCCACTAATATTTGGACGTGATGTGATCCATGGATATAGAACAGTATTTCCTATTCCACTTGGACAGTCTGCCACTTGGAATCCTGACTTAGTTAAAAAAGCTGCTGAGATTGCCGCATATGAAGCTTCGGAACAAGGCATACATTGGACATTTGCACCAATGATCGACATTGCACGTGATCCGAGATGGGGAAGAATTGCAGAATCGCCCGGTGAGGATCCGTATTTGGTAAGTGTGATGGCAAAAGCAATGGTAGAAGGATTTCAAGGTGAAAGTTTATCAAATAAAAATTCTATTGCAGCTTGTGCAAAACATTTTGTCGGTTATGGAGCTGCCGAAGGTGGAAGAGATTACAACACAACTTTAATTCCAGAGAATGAATTGAGAAATATTTACTTAAGACCTTTCAAAGCAGCTAAAGATGCCGGTGTTGCAACTTACATGTCGGCTTTCAACGACTTAAATGGAGTTCCAACTTCGGGAAATAAATTTACTTTAAAACAAGTTCTGAGAAACGAATGGGGATTTGACGGTTTTGTTGTAAGTGATTGGGGTTCAATGGTCGAAATGATAAACCATGGATACTGCGAATCTGAAACTGATGTCGCAAAAGTTGCAATTGAAGCCGGTGTGGATATGGAAATGGTATCACAAGCTTATGCAAATGAATTAAAGAAACTTATAGAAGAAGGACTCGTTGATATCGAATATTTGAACACTGCTGTTAAGAATATACTTCGTGTAAAATTTCGATTGGGATTATTCGATAATCCTTTCCCGGAATATGAAGGTGAATCAGCATTATTAAAAAGCGAAAATCTTGAATTTGCAAAAAAAGTCGCACATGAAAGTTTAGTTCTGCTTAAAAATGATAATGTTTTACCGCTTTCAAATACTTTAAATAAAATCGCAGTGATTGGACCACTTGCTAATTCCGGGAGAGATCAAAACGGTACATGGGCACCTGATGGAAAAAGCGAGGATGCGGTAACTCCACTTACAGCCTTAAGAGAAAGATTCAACGATAGAATAGTTTATGAAGCTGGATTGAAAACAAGCAGATCAACTGATATAGATAATGATGCTGTATTAAAAGCTGTTCAACAATCGGATGTAGTTTTGCTGTTTGTAGGTGAGGAAGAGATCATTGCCGGAGAAGCCAAGAGCAGAGCTTTTCTGAACTTCCCGGGAAAACAAAAGGAATTAATTGAGTTAGTATCACAATCTAAAAAACCCACAATAATGATAATTCTTGCTGGCAGACCTTTAACATTTTCTGCTGAGGCTGAATTGGTGGATGCAATATTATTTGCATGGCATCCGGGAACAATGGGCGGGCCGGCAATTGCTGATGTTTTATTTGGTGATTATTCACCTTCCGGGAAGTTACCCGTAACATTCCCAAGAACGGTTGGTCAGGTACCTTATTACTATAATCATAGAAATACGGGCAGACCGGCGCCAATTACGTACGAAGCAGATATTCCGCTCGGAACTCCGCTTAATCCAAAAGATTTTGTTTCAAATTATCTGGACGTTCCAAATAGTCCGGAGTATCCGTTTGGGTTTGGTCTTTCTTATGCTGAATTCGAGTACGATGATCTAAGTCTATCTTCAACAAAAATCGCTCCCGAAGAAAATATTTTAGTTTCTTTAGAGGTTACAAATAAATCCGATATTCAAGCTGATGAAATTATTCAACTTTATATTCGTGATAGAGTAGGTAGCATTACAAGGCCTGTCAAAGAATTAAAAGATTTTAAGAAGGAAACTTTTTCTCCTAATGAAACCAAAATAATTACATTTACTATAGATAAAGAGGATTTATCATTCTACAATTATGAAAATAAATTAGTTGTTGAACCCGGCAAATTTGATATTTGGGTCGGACCAAATTCAGCTGAAGGTTTACATGCTGAGTTTATTGTAAAATAA
- a CDS encoding ATP-binding protein produces the protein MTRQKFIEHLKRYRFELRHITVLFIVLVFFQIILSIIQKQSLQNFLENTQQWYQQDSAEKIAHLATTSMELLLENVDIRNIDSDYEQRKIIQSFNIIFSQQLLEKNIEDICLIVNIENQEVAIDDGTTLFNFLHDPNKLEITAATRHQPALSAYKKIKESIKLDERIYSIIEGEQTFHTFVPFVPNGEYQGVLYVRKQPDLHNITGEIISSYEETAIIYSSLILFGLLAMYYISSYTLKERNEAQKKLYEEYERHLKEQIIHEKESLFTKRIYHTHHKAEKVMGFIKEDLRKLSEENSQEIIDRVTKYSNFISRVIYDMKWYDPPVHTVRGQMFDTNINEVIKFLVDQLFLRISSKTESFTFKLELDEKLPNVQINQFVVWEIFEPLIQNCIDHANVEKIEIYITTKFDADKKLSIITISDNGKGFNPKLLEKNSEGQKLLFSENVSTKIYDNQNSGYGCYIAYQIGVKRCGWELDASNKNDGGAAFIIKIHDRAVNEKQ, from the coding sequence ATGACAAGACAAAAGTTTATAGAACATTTAAAACGATATCGTTTTGAATTACGCCACATAACTGTGCTTTTTATTGTATTGGTGTTTTTTCAAATAATTCTTTCAATAATCCAAAAGCAATCGCTGCAAAATTTTTTAGAAAATACACAGCAATGGTATCAACAAGATTCAGCTGAAAAAATTGCACATCTTGCAACAACTTCAATGGAATTGTTGTTAGAAAACGTCGATATAAGAAATATTGATTCAGACTATGAACAAAGGAAGATCATTCAATCGTTTAACATAATATTTAGTCAACAATTACTTGAAAAGAATATCGAAGATATCTGTCTTATTGTAAATATTGAAAACCAAGAAGTTGCAATTGACGACGGGACTACTTTATTCAATTTTTTACATGATCCAAATAAATTAGAAATCACTGCAGCAACAAGACACCAGCCGGCTTTGTCAGCATATAAAAAAATTAAAGAATCTATAAAATTAGACGAGCGAATTTACAGTATTATTGAAGGCGAACAAACTTTCCATACATTCGTTCCATTTGTCCCGAATGGAGAATACCAAGGTGTGCTTTATGTACGTAAACAGCCCGATCTCCATAATATAACCGGGGAAATCATTTCTAGTTATGAAGAAACAGCAATTATATATTCATCATTAATTTTATTTGGATTACTTGCAATGTATTATATCTCTTCATATACATTAAAAGAAAGAAACGAAGCACAAAAGAAATTGTACGAAGAATATGAAAGACATCTTAAAGAGCAAATTATTCATGAAAAAGAATCACTTTTTACAAAACGAATTTATCATACACATCATAAAGCCGAAAAGGTAATGGGATTTATTAAGGAGGATTTAAGAAAACTATCCGAAGAAAATTCACAAGAAATTATTGATAGAGTTACAAAGTATTCAAATTTTATTTCTCGTGTTATTTATGATATGAAATGGTACGATCCTCCGGTTCACACTGTACGCGGACAAATGTTTGATACCAATATAAATGAAGTCATAAAATTTTTAGTAGATCAACTCTTTCTAAGAATATCTTCTAAAACTGAATCATTTACTTTCAAATTGGAACTGGATGAAAAACTTCCTAATGTGCAAATCAACCAATTTGTAGTTTGGGAAATATTTGAGCCGCTTATTCAAAATTGTATCGATCACGCCAATGTTGAAAAAATAGAAATATACATCACAACAAAGTTTGATGCGGATAAAAAATTAAGCATAATCACTATATCCGATAACGGCAAAGGATTCAATCCCAAACTGCTTGAAAAAAATTCCGAAGGACAAAAATTATTATTCTCGGAAAATGTGTCCACAAAAATTTATGATAACCAAAATAGTGGTTATGGTTGTTATATTGCATATCAAATAGGAGTAAAACGATGTGGTTGGGAACTTGATGCTTCTAATAAAAATGATGGCGGTGCAGCGTTTATAATTAAAATTCATGATAGGGCAGTAAATGAGAAACAGTAA
- a CDS encoding tetratricopeptide repeat-containing sensor histidine kinase, with product MCRNFSIIISLAIILFFIGCKEDINSLSGKKADKFIFEQIAKDLGDSAKVTNFFDEVYRIENSNRFEELPSFKLLKGSYLYHQKKIDSSFSVLSSIVGKNEDEFNDEYLARWYFRMANVYREMQNRDSAIHAYKKSAQYFSKTEYDFDRALVLNSIGFMFWEVSRFDSALSYFYKSLLLKENHDDIDSYATTLNNIGTVYYHYALYDKALEYFVKSIEIQKEVKDNDGAALILTNIGLVYNETNQLEKALEYFDESLTYADKEPTSTTYGYIYSNIGSTYLKMNLDSADVYFNKAMYNYEKGNSVGGILISLKGLGETYYKKNDLDNSRNYFLQMLDYSEKHDNLIRAAEVKYHLGLISLKESNFKQAELLFLESISLSKNMNKLTLLRDNYKSLGELYDSRNMVRESLNAFKEYLNYHERITDTDMERRLSRLKEEFDTQNIRAELVLQKFENDRQKFLIYGFSTIIAFLVSFTFVLYRTNKRKKEINKELENQNKVIEEQKDELEKINNELKISNNAKEKLFSIIAHDLKNPFFTLMGYISLLKDGQIDEVDRNQCIEDLDRTTHNTYLLLENLLNLSQSRTQKIQFAPSHFNIKLLLLNLKHSFSSQLKSKTLTLNLDIKVESIFADESLLEIVLRNLITNAIKFSNSKGQIIISTYDHNDEHIIVIKDNGVGMDEEMRNNLFTVEFISSRAGTAGEKGTGLGLALCKEFIDIHGGTISVNSTIEKGSEFVIQLPNKKKFQKTSSF from the coding sequence GTGTGCCGTAATTTTTCCATAATAATTTCGCTTGCGATAATCTTATTTTTTATCGGGTGTAAAGAAGACATAAATTCATTATCCGGTAAAAAAGCCGATAAATTTATATTTGAACAAATTGCGAAAGATTTAGGAGATTCAGCAAAAGTCACCAATTTCTTCGATGAAGTTTATAGAATAGAAAATTCAAATCGATTCGAAGAACTCCCATCATTTAAATTACTTAAAGGCAGTTACCTCTATCATCAAAAAAAAATTGATTCCTCGTTTTCGGTTTTAAGTTCGATAGTTGGCAAGAACGAAGATGAATTTAACGATGAATATTTAGCTCGTTGGTATTTTAGGATGGCAAATGTTTATCGGGAAATGCAAAACCGAGATTCTGCTATACATGCGTATAAAAAATCCGCCCAGTATTTTTCCAAAACTGAATATGATTTTGACAGAGCATTAGTGCTTAACTCCATTGGATTTATGTTTTGGGAAGTATCACGTTTTGATAGTGCACTTAGTTATTTTTATAAATCTTTACTCCTTAAAGAAAATCATGATGATATTGATAGTTATGCTACAACTCTCAATAACATTGGGACTGTTTACTATCATTATGCTCTTTATGATAAGGCACTTGAGTACTTTGTTAAGTCTATCGAAATTCAGAAAGAAGTAAAAGATAATGACGGTGCTGCGCTAATTTTGACAAATATCGGTTTGGTTTACAATGAAACCAATCAGCTTGAAAAAGCATTAGAATATTTTGATGAAAGTCTCACCTATGCAGATAAAGAACCAACCAGCACAACATACGGTTATATTTACTCAAATATTGGTTCAACATACCTTAAAATGAATTTAGATTCAGCGGACGTTTACTTTAATAAAGCAATGTATAATTATGAAAAAGGAAATTCAGTAGGTGGTATCTTAATCTCCTTAAAAGGATTGGGCGAAACTTATTATAAAAAAAATGATTTAGATAATTCACGAAATTACTTTTTACAAATGCTTGATTATTCTGAGAAGCATGATAATTTAATCCGTGCAGCAGAAGTAAAATACCACTTAGGTTTGATTTCTCTAAAAGAATCAAATTTCAAACAAGCCGAATTATTATTCCTTGAAAGTATTTCACTTTCAAAAAATATGAACAAGCTTACACTGCTAAGAGACAATTACAAATCTTTAGGAGAATTGTATGATTCACGCAACATGGTGAGAGAATCATTAAATGCATTCAAAGAATATCTGAATTACCATGAAAGAATTACGGATACGGATATGGAAAGACGTCTCTCCCGTTTGAAAGAAGAATTTGACACACAAAATATAAGAGCCGAATTAGTACTGCAAAAATTTGAAAACGACAGACAGAAATTTTTGATTTACGGGTTTTCAACTATCATTGCATTTTTAGTGAGTTTCACTTTTGTTTTATATAGAACTAACAAACGCAAAAAGGAAATCAATAAAGAATTAGAAAATCAGAATAAAGTAATTGAAGAGCAAAAAGACGAATTAGAGAAAATTAATAATGAGTTAAAAATTTCTAACAATGCTAAGGAAAAACTTTTTTCGATTATTGCACACGATCTCAAAAATCCATTCTTTACATTGATGGGTTATATCTCACTATTAAAAGATGGTCAGATTGATGAAGTTGATAGAAACCAATGCATCGAAGATCTGGATAGAACAACTCACAATACTTATTTACTTTTAGAAAACTTGTTAAATTTATCACAATCGCGTACTCAAAAAATTCAATTTGCACCATCACATTTTAACATAAAATTGCTTTTATTGAATCTAAAACATAGTTTTAGTTCACAACTTAAAAGTAAAACTCTCACCCTAAATCTTGATATAAAGGTTGAATCAATATTTGCTGATGAATCATTACTGGAAATCGTTCTTAGAAATTTGATAACCAACGCAATAAAATTTAGCAACAGTAAAGGGCAGATTATTATTTCTACTTATGATCATAACGATGAACATATTATTGTCATTAAGGACAATGGTGTTGGAATGGATGAGGAAATGCGCAATAATTTATTTACGGTCGAATTCATTAGTTCCAGAGCCGGCACTGCCGGAGAAAAAGGTACAGGTTTAGGACTTGCATTATGCAAAGAGTTTATCGATATACATGGTGGGACAATTTCCGTAAATTCCACAATTGAGAAAGGTTCAGAATTTGTTATTCAACTACCAAATAAAAAGAAATTTCAGAAAACTTCATCATTCTAA